From a single Erpetoichthys calabaricus chromosome 1, fErpCal1.3, whole genome shotgun sequence genomic region:
- the LOC114644975 gene encoding cyclin-dependent kinase inhibitor 1B — translation MSNVRVSNGSPTLERMDARQSDNPKPSACRILFGLPDHEELKKEFKKQRESIEAASRDRFNFDFVNYQPLPGRYKWEIVDGKDLPEFYTRPPRVKRKPDQKNLDHNGNSNTSSVASCQGSFETKILQEQGPGNSAMQKDCKDNSTGQRKRTASNEFSSQSKRANNGTALEEDEKICCQAVAMIEQTPRKSSPSHHT, via the exons ATGTCAAACGTCCGCGTTTCCAACGGTAGCCCAACTCTGGAGAGAATGGATGCGAGACAGTCTGATAACCCGAAACCTTCTGCTTGCAGGATTCTTTTCGGACTACCGGATCACGAAGAGTTAAAGAAAGAATTTAAGAAGCAAAGGGAAAGTATTGAAGCAGCGTCCCGCGACAGGTTCAATTTTGACTTCGTCAATTACCAACCACTGCCTGGGAGGTACAAGTGGGAAATTGTTGATGGGAAAGATTTACCTGAATTCTACACCCGACCCCCCCGGGTTAAGAGGAAACCTGACCAAAAAAACTTGGATCATAACGGGAATTCTAATACTTCTAGTGTGGCATCGTGCCAGGGCAGTTTTGAGACCAAAATATTGCAAGAGCAGGGCCCAGGCAACAGTGCCATGCAAAAAGACTGCAAAGATAATAGCACCGGGCAAAGAAAAAGAACTGCGTCCAACG AGTTTTCTTCTCAGAGTAAAAGGGCAAATAACGGCACAGCtttggaagaggatgaaaaaaTCTGTTGTCAAGCTGTGGCCATGATCGAGCAGACTCCCAGGAAATCTAGTCCAAGTCACCACACGTAA